In one Notolabrus celidotus isolate fNotCel1 chromosome 1, fNotCel1.pri, whole genome shotgun sequence genomic region, the following are encoded:
- the mlnl gene encoding uncharacterized protein mlnl, producing MSMRGAVAGCVVLVCLVALLAERAEGHITFFSPKEMMLMKEREGRKDMEPRSEDLQFEEVTAQQPPQEKTVEIAIRLSPKQLDQVAPVLEEIIHEIAEEHQKAK from the exons ATGAGCATGCGCGGAGCAGTGGCAGGTTGCGTGGTGCTGGTGTGCCTGGTGGCGCTGCTGGCTGAGAGGGCAGAAGGACACATCACTTTCTTCAGCCCAAAGGAGATGATGCTGATGAAG GAGCGAGAAGGAAGAAAGGATATGGAGCCCCGATCGGAGGACCTTCAGTTTGAAGAGGTTACAGCCCAACAGCCTCCTCAG GAAAAAACTGTGGAGATTGCCATCCGCCTTTCACCCAAACAGCTAGATCAGGTGGCTCCCGTGCTCGAAGAGATCATCCATGAAATAGCAGAGGAACATCAGAAAG ccaAATAG
- the nop56 gene encoding nucleolar protein 56, which yields MVLLHVLYEHASGYALFAIKEVEEIGMLLPQVEESVLSIGKFNSMVSLAAFFPFKSAQAALENMNAISEGVVHADLKLFLETNLPLSGKKKAVLGVLDAKIGAALQEEFTISIQTGGVVAEIGRGVRLHFHSLVKGLTAQAASKAQLGLGHSYSRAKVKFNVNRVDNMIIQSIALLDQLDKDINTFSMRVREWYGYHFPELIKIVPDNSMYCRLAQLIGNRKELSEESLESLEEVVMDSAKAQAILDASRSSMGMDISPIDLINIERFSDRVVSLAAYRLELQEYLRSKMSQVAPNLAALIGEVVGARLISHAGSLTNLAKYPASTVQILGAEKALFRALKTRGNTPKYGLIFHSTFIGRAAAKNKGRISRYLANKCTIASRIDCFSEVPTSVFGDKLRGQVEERLSFYETGEVPRKNVDVMKDAVKEATDVAAEIKRKLEKKEKKRKKKEKKLQEANGDTNGEAEEENGEVETPVTKKKKKKQAAEEMEVEAEETIAAENGAEDTPAKKKKKRKSEEATDNGGEETETPSKKKKKQKTEAVEAEPEEIPETPVSEKKKKKKKKEAAE from the exons ATG GTGTTGTTGCACGTGTTATACGAGCATGCGTCGGGCTACGCGCTGTTCGCCAtcaaggaggtggaggagatcGGTATGCTGTTGCCACAG GTGGAGGAGAGTGTGCTCAGCATTGGAAAATTTAACAGCATGGTGAGCCTGGCTGCCTTCTTCCCCTTCAAGTCGGCCCAGGCTGCTCTTGAGAACATGAATGCTATCTCTGAAG GTGTGGTTCATGCTGATCTGAAGTTGTTCCTTGAGACAAACCTGCCTCTCTCTGGGAAGAAGAAAGCTGTTTTAGGGGTTTTAGATGCCAAGATTGGAGCAGCTTTACAGGAAGAATTCACTATTTCCATCCAGACTGGCGGTGTGGTGGCAGAAATTGGCAGAG GTGTGCGTCTGCACTTTCACTCTCTGGTGAAGGGTCTGACTGCTCAGGCTGCCTCTAAAGCTCAGCTGGGTCTAGGCCACAGCTACTCCAGAGCCAAGGTCAAGTTTAATGTCAACAGAGTTGACAACATGATCATCCAGTCCATTGCTCTGTTGGATCAGCTGgacaaagacatcaacacatTCTCCATGCGTGTTCG TGAATGGTACGGCTATCATTTCCCAGAGCTGATCAAGATTGTGCCAGATAACTCGATGTACTGCAGACTCGCTCAGCTCATTGGAAACAGGAAAGAATTGTCAGAGGAGAGTCTGGAGAGCCTGGAGGAGGTAGTGATGGACAGCGCCAAGGCTCAAGCCATCCTGGATGCGTCACGCTCCTCTATGG GTATGGACATTTCCCCCATTGACCTGATCAACATAGAGAGGTTCTCTGACCGTGTGGTGTCTCTGGCTGCATACCGGCTGGAGCTGCAGGAGTACCTGAGATCCAAGATGAGCCAGGTGGCTCCAAATCTAGCAGCCTTAATTGGAGAAGTG GTGGGAGCTCGTCTCATCTCTCATGCTGGCAGTCTAACCAACCTGGCCAAGTACCCGGCCTCCACCGTTCAGATCCTGGGAGCAGAAAAGGCCCTGTTCAG ggCCCTAAAGACGCGTGGCAACACCCCAAAGTATGGACTGATCTTCCACTCCACTTTCATCGGACGAGCTGCCGCCAAGAACAAAGGGCGCATCTCCAGATATCTGGCAAACAAGTGCACCATTGCCTCACGTATTGACTGTTTCTCTG aggTGCCAACAAGTGTGTTTGGTGACAAGCTGCGTGGTCAGGTGGAAGAGCGTTTGTCTTTCTATGAGACAGGCGAAGTGCCGAGGAAGAACGTGGATGTCATGAAAGATGCTGTGAAAGAG GCGACTGATGTTGCAGCTGAGATCAAGAGGAAAttggagaagaaagaaaagaaacgcaagaagaaggaaaagaagtTACAAGAAGCAAATGGTGACACCAATGGGGAAGCTGAG gaggagaatgGAGAGGTAGAAACCCCTgtgacaaagaagaaaaagaagaagcaggcagcagaggagatggaggtcGAAGCAGAGGAGACTATAGCTGCAGAAAACGGAGCGGAGGACACCCCGgccaagaagaaaaagaagcgGAAGTCGGAGGAGGCCACAGATAATGggggagaggaaacagaaactccatccaaaaagaaaaagaaacaaaagactgAAGCTGTAGAAGCTGAACCAGAAGAGATCCCAGAGACCCCTGTGtctgagaagaaaaagaaaaagaagaaaaaagaggctGCAGAGTAG
- the ubap2a gene encoding ubiquitin-associated protein 2a, which yields MMSSLGGDKARGPREKALPAATHTSQPQKLIQATAEQIRLAQMIYDKNDADFEDKVNQLMEVTGKNQDECMVALHDCNEDVSRAINFLLESTSDMTSWETVGKKKPLVKEGPSEGKENKENREKKGEREASKGRAAANRKGKGASRSRPARPEENGVEVTPVDKGADRGRRLRGGRGSGGRGRGRAPVGSRFSAQGMGTFNPADYTSEAGSGTTQTESWDTVASNSTDGTVTWRNTLEDWSPEDWSEDVSLSETKVFTSSCAPPAENHITPGQSLDLASLLQKPVGGGREPPSSSSQSLIFTNSHHHHQPPQQQPPPSRTTSGTSYAHAALSSVLGAGFGDLGQAKRTQPSAGAQILEQLKGPGLGPLPSSQAAPPASTQGSSTSIGRLPGLGGSVPPPSTSSWDIKASEPNSNSLSSQFSREFGLQPEPSLVLSQLVQRHTAPSLPLARQASPPSQQQAAPSSASPAPQHSGTPVQAGQVMTAAGAKPPAPSAGLDPQGGSTPQQQRAALKGQKRRIPPTSKIPSTAVEMPGSADVPGLNLQFGALDFGSESALPDFGVVDNCVGAVSRESTPAPAPAPTAPGPGTQSQTSLYSKPLSESLGSPLSVALPLPLSSSEPVYHSSSVALSSLPPSSLGTAGSTNPPSASSAASTTSSSVPPSSHYSTVGVSYDGTMPPHTRLAFSQSKEASGPVMNGLNGVRTSAALDASSASSTPKPDSPSLHISTNGASAPSSHLPSSLPPHSSTTLSNLAQDLPSVSQLNSLNSHVSSHSSVSALGSSSLTYTSVDNNSSVSSLAPSSGSYTSSQPSASALHSTHISSNSSISHLANLPNMGNNIMSSTVGGLVGGLHSAAATSAALGLGSNGATATSNLSAPRTAPLLSSAGKAPPNLSQGVPPLLPNQYIMGPGGLLPAYPQIYGYEDLHMLQSRLPMPSLQDYYGITFPGPAALSGRDGSLTNNPYSGEVNKFGRNDSTSPAPPTSHAAPQPPQGQNQGQSQAQPQPPQAQPQPQGQPQHHNSQQAFLPPGYSYTGLPYYPGVPGGVPSAAAFQYGPTMFVPPGGPGPASAKQHSMGLGLGNPSASPFQQQTQQQPSGYGQHTFSSGYEELTAGPAGVDYSKGYNSSSQAQAKSAASGPGKGVSVTSSNSGVPDISGSVYNKTQSFDKQGFHAGTPPPFSLPSALGGPGPLNPGAAPGGYAPAPFLHILPHQQHSQLLHHHLAQDGQGGPNQRGQSSSLQQKSQVNKSSYGSSPYWAN from the exons ACCTCATGGGAGACGGTTGGAAAGAAGAAGCCCCTGGTGAAGGAGGGGCCATCAGAAGGCAAGGAGAACAAAGAGAACAGGGAGAAGAAAGGTGAGAGGGAGGCGAGCAAGGGCCGTGCAGCTGCCAATCGCAAGGGCAAGGGAGCCAGTCGCAGTCGACCGG CCCGTCCAGAGGAGAATGGCGTGGAGGTGACACCAGTGGATAAAGGTGCAGATCGAGGTCGGAGGCTCCGAGGTGGAAGAG GATCTGGAGGCCGGGGCCGAGGCAGAGCACCTGTTGGAAGCCGGTTCTCAGCCCAGGGAATGGG GACCTTCAATCCTGCAGACTATACCTCAGAGGCTGGTTCTGGGACCACACAGACTGAGTCATGGGACACAGTGGCCAGCAATAGCACAGATGGGACAG TTACCTGGAGGAATACTTTGGAAGACTGGTCACCTGAGGACTGGAGTGAAGATGTTAGT ctctcagaAACCAAAGTGTTCACCTCCTCATGTGCACCACCTGCTGAGAATCACATCACACCGGGGCAAAG TCTGGACCTCgcctctctgctgcagaagcCTGTGGGTGGAGGAAGAGAaccaccttcctcctcctcgcaGAGTCTGATCTTCACCAACtcccaccatcaccaccagcCTCCGCAACAGCAGCCACCTCCCAGCCGCACTACTAGTGGCACAAGCTACGCTCATGCTGCTTTG TCGTCAGTTCTGGGAGCTGGTTTTGGGGATTTGGGCCAGGCCAAAAGGACTCAGCCCAGCGCTGGAGCTCAGATACTGGAGCAGCTAAAGGGTCCTGGCTTGGGGCCACTACCCTCATCCCAAGCTGCACCTCCTGCCAGTACCCAAGGAAGCAGCACCTCCATTGGCCGGCTGCCAGGCCTGGGAGGATCTGTACCTCCACCCTCCACATCTAGCTGGGACATAAAGGCTTCAGAACCAAACTCCAACTCGCTGTCGTCACAGTTTAGTC gTGAGTTTGGCCTGCAGCCGGAGCCTTCTCTTGTGCTGAGCCAACTGGTTCAGAGGCACACCGCCCCGTCCTTGCCTCTGGCACGTCAAGCCAGCCCTCCGTCGCAACAACAAGCAGCCCCTTCTTCAGCCTCGCCTGCACCCCAGCACAGTGGCACGCCTGTACAGGCAGGCCAGGTGATGACTGCTGCTGGTGCTAAACCTCCTGCCCCCAGCGCAGGGCTGGACCCTCAGGGTGGCAGTACACCACAGCAGCAACGGGCAGCTCTTAAAGGCCAGAAACGAAGGATACCTCCCACATCAAAG aTTCCCTCCACAGCAGTAGAGATGCCAGGCTCAGCTGATGTCCCCGGGCTAAACCTCCAGTTCGGAGCTTTGGACTTTGGCTCGGAGTCTGCATTGCCAGACTTTGGAGTTGTGGATAATTGTGTAGGTGCGGTATCCAGGGAGTCAACACCAGCCCCTGCCCCAGCACCAACTGCACCAGGACCAGGGACACAGAGCCAGACAAGCCTGTACTCAAAACCACTCAG TGAGTCGCTGGGCAGCCCTCTCTCGGTCGCCCTGCCTCTCCCCCTGTCATCATCTGAGCCAGTATATCACTCCTCCTCGGTGGCGCTATccagcctccctccctcctcattAGGGACCGCCGGCTCCACCAATCCTCCCTCTGCTTCTTCTGCagcctccaccacctcctcctctgtgcccCCTTCCTCTCACTACTCCACAGTGGGGGTGAGTTACGATGGGACCATGCCCCCTCACACACGACTGGCCTTTTCCCAGAGCAAAGAGGCCTCGGGACCAGTCATG AATGGTCTAAATGGTGTAAGGACCTCAGCTGCTCTAGACG CTTCATCAGCGTCCTCAACACCGAAGCCAGACTCACCATCTCTGCACATCAGCACCAATGGCGCCTCAGCACCCTCCTCCCATTTACCTTCTTCCCTGCCTCCACACAGCTCCACCACACTCTCCAACCTGGCACAGGACCTGCCTTCTGTCAGCCAGCTCAACTCACTCAACAg TCATGTCAGCAGCCATTCCTCAGTGTCAGCTCTGGGCTCCAGCTCCCTCACT TACACTAGTGTTGACAACAACAGTAGTGTAAGCTCTCTGGCTCCCTCCTCTGGCTCTTACACATCATCGCAGCCCTCAGCCTCCGCACTCCACTCGACCCACATCAGCAGCAACAGTAGCATCAGCCACCTGGCCAACCTGCCCAACATGGGCAACAACATTATGAGCAGCACAGTTGGTGGTCTTGTTGGTGGACTTCACTCTGCTGCCGCCACCAGCGCAGCGCTGGGACTTGGCTCCAATGGAGCTACTGCCACGTCCAACCTCTCTGCACCAAGGACCGCCCccctgctctcctctgctg GTAAAGCTCCTCCTAACCTGTCCCAGGGAGTACCTCCTCTACTGCCCAACCAGTATATCATGGGCCCAGGTGGGCTGCTACCAGCATACCCA CAGATCTATGGCTACGAGGACCTCCATATGCTCCAGTCAAGACTGCCAATG CCCTCTTTACAGGATTATTATGGAATCACATTCCCCGGCCCCGCTGCACTCTCAGGCAGAGATGGGAGCCTAACCAACAACCCCTACTCAG GTGAAGTCAACAAGTTCGGCAGGAATGACTCCACCTCCCCAGCACCCCCCACAAGCCACGCAGCCCCACAGCCTCCCCAGGGCCAGAATCAAGGACAGAGCCAGGCCCAGCCTCAGCCTCCTCAGGCCCAGCCTCAGCCGCAGGGCCAGCCACAGCACCACAACAGTCAGCAGGCTTTCCTGCCTCCAGGCTACAGCTATACTGGCCTGCCTTACTATCCTGGGGTTCCTGGCGGCGTACCCAGTGCTGCTGCCTTTCAGTACGGCCCCACCATGTTCGTCCCCCCTGGGGGTCCGGGACCAGCCTCAGCCAAGCAGCACAGTATGGGACTTGGTTTGGGAAACCCCTCGGCTAGCCCATTCCAGCAGCAGACACAGCAGCAGCCAAGTGGTTATGGCCAGCACACTTTCAGCTCAG GGTATGAGGAGCTGACAGCAGGGCCAGCAGGAGTAGACTACAGTAAAGGATACAACTCCTCCTCACAGGCACAAGCCAAATCTGCTGCATCTGGGCCCGGCAAAG GCGTATCAGTGACGTCCAGTAACTCGGGTGTGCCAGATATCAGTGGAAGTGTTTACAATAAGACCCAG TCTTTTGATAAGCAGGGTTTCCATGCGGGGACCCCTCCTCCCTTCAGCCTACCATCAGCACTGGGGGGTCCAGGGCCTCTGAACCCCGGAGCAGCTCCTGGAGGCTATGCACCAGCCCCATTTCTCCACATCCTGCCTCACCAGCAACACTCACAGCTGCTGCACCACCATCTAGCTCAGGATGGACAG GGTGGTCCGAACCAGCGAGGCCAGTCCAGCAGCCTGCAGCAGAAGAGCCAAGTCAACAAGTCGAGCTACGGCAGCTCCCCCTACTGGGCCAACTGA